The DNA region AAATGGAAAACTTTGGAACAAAAATAACTCTTTATATGAAAAATGATGAATTTTTAGATGAGTATACGCTAGAAAATATTATTAAAAAATATTCGAATCACATTCCTTATCCTATTTTCATGGATAAAAGCGACTATATCCCACCAAAAGATGGAGAAAAAGAAGGTCACACAGAGATAAAAAATGTTCAAGTAAATAAAGCAAGTGCATTGTGGCAAATGCCAAAAAGTACATTAAAACCAACTGATTACAATGACTTCTATAAGCAAATTAGCCACGATAGTAAAGATCCACTTTTGTATATACATACAAAAGCTGAAGGAAAAATAGAATACTCAACACTTTTTTATATCCCTAGCATTGAGCCTTTTGATTTATATAGAGTTGATTATCAAAGTGGCGTGAAGCTTTATGTAAAAAGAGTTTTTATAACCGATGATGAAAAAGAGCTTTTACCATCATATTTAAGATTTGTAAGAGGCATAATCGATGTTGAAGATCTACCACTTAATGTAAGTAGAGAAATTTTACAAGAAAATATTATAATGCAAAGCGTAAAAGAGGCAAGTATTAAAAAAATTCTATCTGAGTTAAAAAATTTAAAGGAAAAAGATTTTGAAAAATACTTAAAATTCTATTCGCTTTTTGGAAAAGTTTTAAAAGAGGGGCTTTATGGTTTTACACCATATAAAGATGAAATTTTAGACTTAGCGCTATTTAAATCAAATAAAAAAGATGGTTTTATAAGCTTAAAAGAATATAAAGAAAATATGCAAAAAGATCAAAAAGAGATTTATTATATCACTGGAAAAAATGCAAATAATTTGAAAAATTCCCCTCTTCTTGAAAATTTTAATAAAAATAACATTGAGGTTTTAATCTGCGATGACGAGATAGATGCCATTATTATGCCTATGGTTTATGAATATGATAAAACTCCTATTAAGCCAGTAACAAGTGCTGAATTTAAAGAAGAGTTAAATCAAGATGACTTTAAAGAACTTACAGAAAAAATAAAAGAGGCCTTAAAAGATGAAGTAAAAGATGTAAGAGTAACTTCAAGACTTAATAAATCAGCTTCGTGTTTGGTTTATGATGAAAATGATCCAGACTTTGCAACACAACAAATTTTAAAACAAATGGGACAGGATAATCTACCAAAAATTCTACCAATTTTAGAAATAAACCCAAACCATGAAATCATAAAAAAACTAAAAGATAATAATATGGTATTAAACGATGTAGCAAAAGTTCTTTTAGGAGTTGCGAAAATTCAAGAGGGCATCACAATAGAAAACACAGATGAATTTACTAGCATTCTAACTAGTTTTATACAAAAAGCAATTTAAAAAGCAAAAGAGTAGATTTTTCTACTCTTTTATAAATTTGTAATTATATTCTTTAGCTAATCTCTCAACGCCACCTTTTAAATTTACTACATCTTTATAACCATTTTTATCAAGTAGTTTTGCAGCCGCGCTAGATCTTGCACCACTTTTGCAAATAACAGCTATCTTTTTATTTTTATCAACATTTAAAGCTTCTAGCTCATTTAAAAAATCAGCATTATAACCATTTTCAGTTGTTATAGGAACATTTAAAGAGTCAGCTATATGAAAGCTTTTAAACTCTTCTTTTGTTCTTACATCAATAAGTAAAACATCATTTAATGCTTCAGGCGTAGCCAAAATATTTGAAATTTTGCCAAAAAGCACACAACTACTAAAACATAAAATAAAAATTATTTTTTTTCAAATTCTATCCTTTTTATAAAGTTGATATATTATACAAAATTATTATAAATAATATTATTGCATTTCTTTTTTATAACAAATATATAAATTTTTTATAATTAAAAAAAACTTATCTTATAATATAATTTAATTAATGTTTTTTAGATTCGTTTAAAACTTATTGTGATATAATTACTCAAAATCTTTAAATAAAGGAGAAAAGATGGCAACAAGAAAAGAACACGATTTTATCGGTGAGTTAGAGATTAGCGATGACGTTTATTATGGCGTTCAAACTTTTAGAGCAGTCGAAAATTTTAAAATGACTGGAAGACAGATAAAAGACTATCCATTCTTTGTAAAAGCTTTTGCGCAAATTAAAAAGGCAGCAGCACTAGCAAATAAAGAAGTTGGTGTTTTATGCCCAGAAAGAGCTGATGCTATCGCAAAAGCAGCTGATGAAATCATAGCTGGAAAATATCACGATCAATTTGTTGTAGATATGATCCAAGGTGGTGCAGGAACTTCAACAAATATGAATACAAATGAAGTTATAACAAATGTTGCATTAGAAATTTTAGGCCATAAAAAAGGCGAATATAAATATCTTCACGCAAACGACCACACAAATTTGGGTCAAAGCACAAATGATACATATCCAAGCTCAATCAAAGTTGCAACTTATGCAAAACTTACAGACCTATTAAAGGCAATGGAGCTTTTAAAATCGGAGCTTGAGAAAAAAGGCGAAGAGTTTAAAGATATGATTAAAATGGGTAGAACAGAGCTTGAAGATGCTGTTCCTACAACACTTGGAAATACTTTCAATGCCTTTGCAAGCTATATCAAAGCTGATATTGAAAACATTAAAAAAGCAAGAGAATTAATGAGCTTTTTAAATATGGGAGCAACAGCAATTGGAACAGGAATTAACTGCCACCCAGATTACAAATGTGCAGTTCATAAACACCTTAGTGAAATAACAGGTACAGAATTTAAACCAGCTGAAAATTTCATAGCTGCTACACAAGATACAGCAGACTTTGTTCAAGTTAGCGGAAGCTTAAAAACAGCTGCAGTTAGACTAAGCAAGATTGCCAATGACTTAAGGCTTATGAACTCAGGCCCAAGATGTGGTTTAGCTGAAATCGAACTACCTAAAATGCAACCAGGAAGCTCAATTATGCCAGGAAAGGTAAATCCTGTTATTGCTGAAGTTGTAGGCGAGGCTTGCTATGAAGTTATAGGAAACGATGTAACTATTATGCTTTGCTCAGAAAGAGGAGAGTTTGAGCTTAATGCATTTGAGCCAGGAATTGCTTATGCACTATTTAATTCACTTGTAATCCTTGAAAATGCATACATAACTCTAGCAGAAAAAGCTATTAAAAATGTTCAAGCTAAACCTGAGAATTGCTTAAATTTGGTTCTTAACTCAGTTGGTATAGTAACTGCATTTAATCCAGTAATTGGTTACGAAAACTCAGCTTCAATTGCAAAAGAAGCACTT from Campylobacter ureolyticus includes:
- the htpG gene encoding molecular chaperone HtpG, producing the protein MEQKHEFQTEVSELLHLMIHSLYSNKEIFLRELISNASDALDKLNYLCLTDDKYKALSYTPKINIEFNKDKKTLIISDNGIGMDKEDLINNLGTIARSGTKGFLSNLSGDIKKDSNLIGQFGVGFYSAFMVADKIEVMSKKALSNDANIWKSDATNFSVEPAKMENFGTKITLYMKNDEFLDEYTLENIIKKYSNHIPYPIFMDKSDYIPPKDGEKEGHTEIKNVQVNKASALWQMPKSTLKPTDYNDFYKQISHDSKDPLLYIHTKAEGKIEYSTLFYIPSIEPFDLYRVDYQSGVKLYVKRVFITDDEKELLPSYLRFVRGIIDVEDLPLNVSREILQENIIMQSVKEASIKKILSELKNLKEKDFEKYLKFYSLFGKVLKEGLYGFTPYKDEILDLALFKSNKKDGFISLKEYKENMQKDQKEIYYITGKNANNLKNSPLLENFNKNNIEVLICDDEIDAIIMPMVYEYDKTPIKPVTSAEFKEELNQDDFKELTEKIKEALKDEVKDVRVTSRLNKSASCLVYDENDPDFATQQILKQMGQDNLPKILPILEINPNHEIIKKLKDNNMVLNDVAKVLLGVAKIQEGITIENTDEFTSILTSFIQKAI
- a CDS encoding rhodanese-like domain-containing protein, translated to MLFGKISNILATPEALNDVLLIDVRTKEEFKSFHIADSLNVPITTENGYNADFLNELEALNVDKNKKIAVICKSGARSSAAAKLLDKNGYKDVVNLKGGVERLAKEYNYKFIKE
- a CDS encoding aspartate ammonia-lyase — its product is MATRKEHDFIGELEISDDVYYGVQTFRAVENFKMTGRQIKDYPFFVKAFAQIKKAAALANKEVGVLCPERADAIAKAADEIIAGKYHDQFVVDMIQGGAGTSTNMNTNEVITNVALEILGHKKGEYKYLHANDHTNLGQSTNDTYPSSIKVATYAKLTDLLKAMELLKSELEKKGEEFKDMIKMGRTELEDAVPTTLGNTFNAFASYIKADIENIKKARELMSFLNMGATAIGTGINCHPDYKCAVHKHLSEITGTEFKPAENFIAATQDTADFVQVSGSLKTAAVRLSKIANDLRLMNSGPRCGLAEIELPKMQPGSSIMPGKVNPVIAEVVGEACYEVIGNDVTIMLCSERGEFELNAFEPGIAYALFNSLVILENAYITLAEKAIKNVQAKPENCLNLVLNSVGIVTAFNPVIGYENSASIAKEALNNGKSVGDIAIERGLLTKEEVDKLLDPKSMLNPHMSHTGKDK